In the Kribbella sp. NBC_00482 genome, one interval contains:
- the purL gene encoding phosphoribosylformylglycinamidine synthase subunit PurL codes for MSPESHADTVSNATNTPEVEQPWAELGLKPDEYQRIRDILERRPTSCELAMYSVMWSEHCSYKSSKVHLKRFGEIPQETPAGKMLAGIGENAGVIDIGEGYAVTFKVESHNHPSYVEPYQGAATGVGGIVRDIIAMGARPVAVMDPLRFGPLDAPDTKRVLPGIVSGVGGYGNSLGLPNIGGEVVFDPTYLGNPLVNALCIGVMRHEDLHLANATGVGNQMILYGAKTGGDGIGGVSVLASETFAEGGPTKRPAVQVGDPFMEKLLIECTLELFAAHVVEGIQDLGGGGLSCATSELASAGDGGMRVSLDKVPLRDASLSPEEILMSESQERMMACVTPENVEAFLKICEKWDVQADVIGEVTDTGRLEIDWHGERVVDVLPETVAHEGPVYNRPYERPSWQDELQADGAEKLPRASSGAELRDTLLKLVASPNLCDKSWVTDQYDRYVLGNSVLAQPEDSGMIRVDETSGLGVAVSTDCNGRFAKLDPYTGAKLALAESFRNVATTGARPVAVTDCLNFGSPEDPAVMWQFTEAIRGLVDGCKELGIPVTGGNVSFYNQTGETAILPTPVVGVLGVIDDVTRRTPIGFTAEMEGHQLYLLGETEEELSGSEWAHVVHGHLGGRPPAVDLAAEQQLADILINASRDGLIDAAHDISDGGVAQTLVESALRGGVGARVWAPDGLDPFLFLFAESAGRAVVAVPRTEEVRFTDMCTARRFPHAKIGVITGDTLDVQDQFELPLTELREAWTATLPSVLN; via the coding sequence GTGTCCCCGGAATCCCACGCTGACACCGTCAGCAACGCCACCAACACGCCTGAGGTCGAGCAGCCTTGGGCTGAGCTCGGGCTGAAACCGGACGAGTACCAGCGGATCCGGGACATCCTCGAGCGGCGCCCGACCAGCTGTGAGCTGGCGATGTACTCGGTGATGTGGAGCGAGCACTGCTCGTACAAGTCGTCCAAGGTGCACCTGAAGCGCTTCGGCGAGATTCCGCAGGAGACTCCGGCCGGGAAGATGCTGGCCGGGATCGGTGAGAACGCCGGCGTCATCGACATCGGCGAGGGGTACGCCGTCACGTTCAAGGTCGAGTCGCACAACCACCCGTCGTACGTCGAGCCGTACCAGGGTGCGGCGACCGGGGTCGGCGGCATCGTCCGCGACATCATCGCGATGGGCGCCCGCCCGGTCGCGGTCATGGACCCGCTGCGTTTCGGCCCGCTGGACGCCCCGGACACCAAGCGCGTGCTGCCGGGGATCGTGTCCGGCGTCGGCGGTTACGGGAACAGCCTCGGCCTACCGAACATCGGCGGCGAGGTCGTCTTCGACCCGACGTACCTGGGCAACCCGCTGGTGAACGCGCTCTGCATCGGCGTGATGCGGCACGAGGACCTGCACCTCGCGAACGCGACCGGCGTCGGCAACCAGATGATCCTGTACGGCGCCAAGACGGGCGGCGACGGTATCGGCGGAGTGTCCGTGCTGGCGTCGGAGACCTTCGCGGAGGGCGGCCCGACCAAGCGTCCGGCGGTCCAGGTCGGCGACCCGTTCATGGAGAAGCTGCTGATCGAGTGCACGCTCGAGCTGTTCGCCGCGCACGTCGTCGAGGGCATCCAGGACCTGGGTGGCGGCGGCCTGTCCTGTGCGACCTCCGAGCTCGCCAGCGCGGGCGACGGTGGCATGCGGGTGTCGCTGGACAAGGTGCCGCTGCGGGATGCCTCGCTGTCGCCCGAAGAGATCCTGATGAGCGAGTCGCAGGAACGCATGATGGCCTGCGTCACCCCGGAGAACGTCGAGGCGTTCCTGAAGATCTGCGAGAAGTGGGACGTCCAGGCCGATGTGATCGGTGAGGTGACCGACACCGGACGGCTGGAGATCGACTGGCACGGCGAGCGGGTCGTCGACGTACTGCCGGAGACCGTCGCGCACGAAGGTCCGGTCTACAACCGCCCGTACGAGCGGCCGTCCTGGCAGGACGAACTGCAGGCGGACGGCGCCGAGAAGTTGCCGCGGGCAAGCAGTGGCGCGGAGCTTCGGGACACGCTGCTGAAGCTGGTCGCCTCGCCGAACCTCTGCGACAAGTCGTGGGTGACGGACCAGTACGACCGGTACGTGCTCGGCAACTCGGTGCTCGCGCAGCCCGAGGACAGCGGGATGATCCGGGTCGACGAGACCAGCGGCCTCGGCGTCGCGGTGTCGACCGACTGCAACGGCCGGTTCGCCAAGCTCGACCCGTACACCGGCGCCAAGCTCGCGCTCGCCGAGTCGTTCCGGAACGTCGCGACCACCGGCGCCCGCCCGGTCGCGGTCACCGACTGCCTGAACTTCGGCTCGCCGGAGGACCCGGCGGTGATGTGGCAGTTCACCGAGGCGATCCGCGGCCTGGTCGACGGGTGCAAGGAGCTCGGCATCCCGGTCACCGGTGGGAACGTGTCGTTCTACAACCAGACCGGCGAGACTGCGATCCTGCCGACCCCGGTGGTCGGTGTGCTCGGCGTGATCGACGACGTCACCCGCCGTACGCCGATCGGGTTCACGGCCGAGATGGAGGGCCACCAGCTGTACCTGCTCGGTGAGACCGAGGAGGAGCTGTCGGGGTCCGAGTGGGCGCACGTCGTCCACGGTCACCTCGGTGGGCGGCCGCCGGCGGTGGACCTGGCGGCGGAGCAGCAGCTGGCCGACATCCTGATCAACGCGTCCCGCGACGGGCTGATCGACGCGGCGCACGACATCAGCGACGGCGGCGTCGCCCAGACGTTGGTCGAGTCCGCGCTGCGTGGCGGCGTCGGCGCGCGGGTCTGGGCTCCGGACGGGCTCGACCCGTTCCTGTTCCTGTTCGCGGAGTCGGCCGGCCGCGCGGTCGTCGCCGTACCGCGGACCGAGGAGGTGCGGTTCACCGACATGTGCACCGCCCGCCGCTTCCCGCACGCGAAGATCGGCGTCATCACCGGCGACACCCTCGACGTCCAGGACCAGTTCGAGCTCCCGCTCACGGAACTCCGCGAGGCCTGGACGGCAACCCTCCCGTCCGTCCTCAACTGA
- the dhaL gene encoding dihydroxyacetone kinase subunit DhaL — protein MGVDSFVSWLRDVAGSLHDNAAYLTELDSAIGDADHGANMDRGFQAVVGVLDETSFDSADELLKKAGMTLVSKVGGASGPLYGTFFLRFGTALAGADLTPESIGKGLHAGVEGVLARGKAELGDKTMYDAWAPALEAYDAAVADGSDLGTAFAAAAEAAAKGRDATIPLVARKGRASYLGERSAGHQDPGATSTTLILESAARTLS, from the coding sequence ATGGGAGTGGATTCTTTCGTCAGCTGGTTGCGTGATGTCGCCGGTTCGCTGCACGACAACGCGGCGTACCTGACCGAGCTGGACTCGGCGATCGGGGATGCCGATCACGGCGCGAACATGGATCGCGGGTTCCAGGCGGTCGTCGGGGTGCTCGACGAGACGTCGTTCGACAGCGCCGACGAGCTGCTGAAGAAGGCCGGTATGACGCTGGTCAGCAAGGTCGGCGGGGCGAGCGGGCCGCTGTACGGGACGTTCTTCCTGCGGTTCGGGACCGCGCTCGCCGGGGCCGACCTGACGCCGGAGTCGATCGGGAAGGGGCTGCACGCCGGGGTCGAAGGGGTGCTTGCCCGCGGCAAGGCGGAGCTCGGCGACAAGACCATGTACGACGCCTGGGCGCCGGCGCTGGAGGCGTACGACGCCGCGGTGGCGGACGGATCGGACCTCGGTACGGCGTTCGCTGCCGCCGCCGAGGCCGCCGCGAAGGGCCGGGACGCGACGATCCCGCTGGTCGCGCGGAAGGGCCGCGCGAGCTATCTGGGTGAGCGCAGCGCCGGCCATCAGGATCCCGGCGCGACCAGTACGACGCTGATCTTGGAGTCCGCGGCCCGCACGCTGTCATGA
- a CDS encoding HPr family phosphocarrier protein, whose translation MVVEADRTIEVVVGNEHGLHARPAARLVGLVNGFDAVVTLTDLDNGKGPVDAGSLSMVATLNAQQGHRLRVGASGAAADAVLAAVENLAAQNFGDAVVEKAAPSPGGSGLDVALGPAVLAGAQVDLDGYVAGDNELGRLELALATAGDQLRELRDLHGDIFAAHLALLGDRKVLDGVRASIAAGASAPGAWHQVYDELATAFEALDDEYQRERAQDVRAVRDRVLRLLVGVTEEAPTDGILVVPELDAATAATLDATRIAGIAVRAAGTTGHGVIVARSRGIPLITGIGDVDVPPGAVVFFDARTGSFEVAPDEDRVRATITEREGERARAIADADRPATTRDGRTIDVLVNVGVIQDAVDARGADGSGLVRTEVLFGDRRTAPTVDEQVDAFRAIARALDGKPITIRTWDIGGDKPLPFLPQDREANPFLGERGLRVFRRRPELLRDQLEAVRRTAALTPVHVMFPMVTTADEVAWALQELGPRDGLEVGIMVEIPAAALRVGSLAADLDFVSIGTNDLTQYTTAADRTNAAVAPLADGLDPAVLQLIDHVVRNAGVRVAVCGDLASDPQAAVLLAALGVTELSAVGPQVPLVKAQLRQADLGRVDTAAALAARDAAQVRGLL comes from the coding sequence GTGGTTGTTGAAGCCGATCGGACCATCGAGGTTGTTGTCGGCAACGAGCACGGCCTGCATGCGCGTCCGGCTGCGCGGTTGGTGGGGCTGGTCAACGGCTTCGACGCGGTCGTGACGCTCACCGATCTGGACAACGGTAAGGGGCCTGTCGACGCGGGCAGTCTGAGCATGGTCGCGACGTTGAACGCGCAGCAGGGGCACCGATTGCGGGTGGGTGCGAGCGGTGCTGCGGCCGACGCGGTCCTCGCCGCGGTCGAGAACCTCGCAGCGCAGAACTTCGGGGATGCGGTTGTGGAGAAGGCCGCTCCATCGCCGGGTGGGTCCGGGCTGGATGTGGCTCTTGGGCCGGCGGTGCTCGCGGGGGCTCAGGTCGATCTGGATGGTTATGTTGCTGGGGACAACGAGCTTGGCCGATTGGAGCTCGCGCTCGCGACTGCGGGCGATCAGCTCCGCGAACTGCGGGACCTGCACGGCGACATCTTCGCGGCGCATCTCGCCCTGCTGGGCGATCGCAAGGTCCTCGACGGTGTACGTGCTTCGATCGCCGCCGGCGCATCGGCGCCGGGCGCGTGGCATCAGGTGTACGACGAGCTGGCGACTGCTTTCGAAGCGCTCGACGACGAGTACCAGCGCGAGCGCGCGCAGGACGTCCGCGCCGTACGCGATCGGGTACTGCGTTTGCTGGTCGGAGTGACTGAGGAAGCGCCGACGGACGGCATCCTCGTCGTACCCGAACTGGATGCGGCCACCGCAGCCACTCTCGACGCGACCCGGATCGCGGGGATCGCCGTCCGCGCGGCCGGGACGACCGGCCATGGGGTGATCGTGGCCCGTTCGCGAGGGATCCCGTTGATCACCGGGATCGGGGATGTCGACGTGCCGCCCGGTGCGGTTGTGTTCTTCGACGCTCGGACCGGCTCGTTCGAGGTTGCGCCGGACGAGGACCGGGTCCGCGCGACGATCACCGAACGCGAGGGCGAGCGTGCGCGGGCAATCGCGGACGCGGACCGGCCCGCCACCACCCGCGACGGCCGGACGATCGACGTACTCGTGAACGTGGGCGTCATCCAGGATGCCGTCGACGCGCGCGGTGCGGACGGGTCCGGGCTGGTCCGGACCGAGGTGCTCTTCGGAGATCGCCGTACGGCGCCGACCGTCGACGAGCAGGTCGACGCGTTCCGCGCGATCGCACGGGCCCTCGACGGCAAGCCGATCACGATCCGGACCTGGGACATCGGCGGCGACAAGCCGCTGCCGTTCCTCCCGCAGGACCGGGAGGCGAACCCGTTCCTCGGCGAACGTGGCCTCCGGGTGTTCCGCCGTCGCCCCGAACTGCTCCGCGATCAGCTCGAAGCGGTCCGTCGTACGGCGGCCTTGACGCCGGTACACGTGATGTTCCCGATGGTGACGACCGCCGACGAGGTCGCGTGGGCGTTGCAGGAGCTCGGCCCGCGGGACGGTCTCGAGGTCGGCATCATGGTCGAGATCCCCGCGGCGGCGTTGCGCGTCGGCAGTCTCGCCGCGGACCTCGACTTCGTCAGCATCGGCACCAACGACCTCACGCAGTACACAACGGCTGCCGACCGGACCAACGCTGCGGTGGCGCCGCTCGCCGACGGTCTGGATCCCGCCGTACTCCAGCTGATCGACCATGTCGTCCGCAATGCAGGCGTACGCGTCGCAGTCTGCGGTGACCTCGCCAGCGACCCGCAGGCCGCCGTACTGCTTGCTGCTCTCGGTGTGACCGAGCTGAGCGCCGTCGGACCGCAGGTGCCGTTGGTGAAGGCCCAGCTACGGCAGGCCGACCTGGGACGGGTCGACACTGCCGCTGCGCTGGCGGCTCGGGATGCGGCTCAGGTGCGCGGGCTGCTGTAG
- a CDS encoding LacI family DNA-binding transcriptional regulator, with translation MKRPGVRMVDVAALAGVSAGTASKALSNTGQLSQETRDRVRRAAATLGFTPDARGRALSSGRTYTVALLTTDSSGRFSIPIMRGVEDVLSAGELATVLCDTRDDPLREQTYLRSLVARGVDGIVVAGRRTEPRARIDVPLPVVYALAASTDPTDASVIVDDAAGAAATIAHLHGLGRTRIAHITGPAHHRSAAERAEAVAAALCIEPLYGDWSERWGRQATDLVLRQNPDAITCGSDQIARGVCDRLRELGHSVPEDIAVTGYDNWPVMALASRPPLTSVDLRLEDLGRRAATLLLEAIAGKSHHGVLELPTQLITRESTLGT, from the coding sequence ATGAAGAGGCCAGGCGTGCGGATGGTGGATGTCGCGGCGCTCGCCGGGGTGTCCGCGGGGACCGCATCGAAGGCCCTCAGCAACACCGGCCAGCTGAGCCAGGAGACCCGAGATCGGGTACGCCGGGCCGCGGCGACGCTCGGGTTCACACCAGACGCCCGTGGTCGTGCGCTCTCGTCCGGCCGCACGTACACCGTGGCGCTGCTGACCACCGACAGCTCGGGCCGCTTCAGCATCCCGATCATGCGCGGCGTGGAGGACGTGCTCAGCGCGGGTGAGCTGGCGACTGTCCTCTGCGACACCCGCGACGACCCGCTGCGCGAGCAGACCTACCTGCGTTCCCTCGTCGCGCGCGGCGTCGACGGCATCGTCGTCGCCGGCCGACGGACCGAGCCGCGGGCACGCATCGACGTACCGCTGCCGGTCGTCTACGCTCTCGCCGCCTCGACCGACCCGACCGATGCGTCGGTGATCGTCGACGACGCAGCCGGGGCCGCCGCGACAATCGCCCATCTCCACGGCCTCGGCCGGACCCGGATCGCCCACATCACCGGCCCGGCTCACCACCGCTCCGCAGCAGAACGTGCTGAAGCTGTCGCGGCTGCCTTGTGTATCGAGCCGCTCTACGGCGATTGGAGCGAACGCTGGGGCCGCCAAGCCACCGATCTGGTACTGCGTCAGAACCCGGACGCGATCACCTGCGGCAGCGACCAGATCGCCCGGGGCGTCTGCGATCGCCTCCGCGAACTCGGCCACTCGGTACCCGAGGACATCGCGGTCACCGGCTACGACAACTGGCCCGTGATGGCGCTCGCCAGCCGCCCGCCGCTCACCAGCGTCGACCTCCGCCTGGAAGACCTCGGCCGCCGCGCCGCCACGCTCCTCTTGGAAGCAATCGCCGGCAAGTCGCACCACGGCGTACTGGAACTCCCAACGCAGCTGATCACGCGCGAGTCGACGCTAGGAACCTGA
- a CDS encoding DUF1707 SHOCT-like domain-containing protein, with protein MAERRPVKPSDLVGMAAAAGQEARVVAARRRMATIRLTDEDRRVVADELAEQFAIGRLDEAELHRRVDVLNIAVMHGELEPALAGLPVSSLYAPAARKPGKWRWAAFAGAVWLAVPFVLAGLLLLMFGREIAAAIFGVPAVVWVAYAYRWASKPGRESGS; from the coding sequence ATGGCGGAGCGGCGACCGGTGAAGCCGTCCGATCTGGTGGGGATGGCTGCGGCTGCGGGGCAGGAAGCCCGGGTCGTGGCGGCTCGGCGGCGGATGGCCACGATTCGGCTGACCGACGAGGACCGGCGGGTTGTCGCGGACGAGTTGGCCGAGCAGTTCGCGATCGGGCGGTTGGACGAGGCGGAGCTGCATCGGCGGGTCGATGTCCTGAACATCGCGGTGATGCACGGGGAGCTGGAGCCTGCGCTGGCCGGCTTGCCGGTGTCCTCGTTGTATGCGCCGGCGGCGCGGAAGCCGGGGAAGTGGCGGTGGGCGGCGTTTGCCGGGGCTGTGTGGCTGGCGGTTCCGTTCGTGCTGGCCGGGTTGTTGTTGCTGATGTTCGGGCGGGAGATCGCGGCGGCGATCTTCGGCGTACCGGCGGTCGTTTGGGTCGCCTACGCGTACCGGTGGGCCTCCAAGCCGGGGCGGGAGTCAGGTTCCTAG
- a CDS encoding DUF1707 domain-containing protein, translated as MANDPALEHALLEHLRFAPLTCAELVRRTGAGNQRVQFALDALVREGFVVRRPQDEGPEDYALTQAGTGRLDVILDLTNEPLKTMGKLFAATVADTIRPREPQPANPRALLLSDDDRTACSYALANHFAAGRIDQDELGRRTDLLFAARTRGELDPAFAGLPPPTLAEPVDLPPGSRRWNLGLIGWMLLPVLIVGLFIGGSIASGDADLSTSVLFVVVAVGVLAWRFGGSGRRRS; from the coding sequence GTGGCAAATGACCCAGCGTTGGAGCACGCGCTCCTGGAGCACCTGCGGTTCGCGCCGTTGACCTGCGCGGAGTTGGTCCGCCGTACCGGTGCGGGCAACCAGCGGGTCCAGTTTGCCCTGGACGCGCTGGTCCGTGAGGGCTTCGTCGTACGACGCCCGCAGGACGAGGGCCCCGAGGACTACGCGCTGACCCAGGCCGGCACCGGCCGGCTGGACGTGATCTTGGACCTCACCAACGAGCCGCTCAAGACCATGGGAAAACTCTTCGCCGCGACCGTTGCCGACACGATCCGGCCCCGAGAGCCCCAGCCGGCGAACCCTCGGGCGCTGCTGCTGTCCGACGACGACAGGACCGCCTGCTCCTACGCGTTGGCGAACCACTTCGCCGCGGGCCGGATCGACCAGGACGAGCTGGGCCGTCGGACCGACCTCCTCTTCGCCGCCCGGACCCGAGGCGAGTTGGACCCGGCCTTCGCCGGTCTTCCGCCACCCACCCTCGCCGAGCCGGTGGATCTGCCGCCTGGATCCCGGCGGTGGAATCTGGGGCTGATCGGCTGGATGCTGCTGCCGGTTCTGATCGTGGGTCTGTTCATCGGCGGATCGATCGCGTCCGGGGACGCGGATCTGTCCACCTCGGTGCTGTTCGTCGTCGTTGCCGTCGGCGTCTTGGCCTGGAGGTTCGGCGGAAGCGGGAGGCGACGGTCATGA
- a CDS encoding GNAT family N-acetyltransferase, producing the protein MDAVLRLAVAADGPAVAGLARSAVETQFPAYYDAVQTASAAEHITTLDTALIDDGTYYVLEAGREVVACGGWSRRNKLFNASTAGADERLLDPATEPARIRAMFVRADWTRRGLGRAILTACTDAARAEGFTRLALMSTLPGVPLYKAFGFTEVEPAQLPMPDGTTLAGVAMERPIEETA; encoded by the coding sequence GTGGACGCTGTGTTGCGGTTGGCGGTGGCGGCCGACGGGCCTGCGGTGGCCGGGTTGGCTCGGTCTGCGGTGGAGACGCAGTTTCCGGCGTACTACGACGCCGTACAGACAGCCAGTGCGGCCGAGCACATCACCACGCTGGACACCGCACTGATCGACGACGGCACCTACTACGTGCTGGAGGCGGGTCGTGAGGTCGTCGCCTGTGGTGGGTGGAGCCGGCGGAACAAGCTGTTCAATGCGAGTACGGCGGGAGCGGACGAGCGGCTCCTCGACCCGGCGACCGAGCCGGCCCGGATCAGGGCCATGTTCGTCCGGGCGGACTGGACGCGGCGTGGACTCGGCCGGGCGATCCTGACCGCTTGCACCGACGCGGCGCGGGCGGAGGGGTTCACCCGCCTCGCGCTCATGTCGACGCTGCCCGGCGTACCGCTCTACAAAGCTTTCGGCTTCACCGAGGTGGAGCCCGCCCAGCTACCGATGCCGGACGGCACCACACTGGCCGGTGTCGCGATGGAACGACCAATTGAGGAGACCGCATGA
- a CDS encoding beta-L-arabinofuranosidase domain-containing protein: MPEPAGRGGHYVPQRAPLRPVPFQKLPPGAIEPRGWLAQQLELQVDGLCGRYDEISDFLVYETNGWVDPALGAWEELPYWLRGFGDLGYVTGDSGVLTRTQRWMDGILATQAADGWFGPERLRTSLENGPDFWPGMPLLAAFRSWYEYSGDERVIPFMTKYLRFQNTQPPEVFNRSWGAFRWGDNIDSAYWLYNRTGEQWLLDLVTKMHSGSADYVNGIPNWHNVNLAQGFREPLQYWLLSGDAKHRDATYRNYATVMGLYGQFPGGGFAGDENSRPGFGDPRQGFETCGIVELMHSCELLTRFTGDVAWTDRCEELAFNSLPASYDPQQQVMHYITCANSVQLDDRPKHGQFQNPFPMQSYKYGVHQYRCCPHNYGMGWPYYVQELWLATTDNGLAASMYAASKVTATVGAGETVSVVQDTEYPFSDTITFTVQTQRPVRFPFYLRRPGWATDASVKVNGQQVQTSGDWMKLDRTWHTGDRVALTLPMRTTTRVWDDNQHSVSVDRGPLTYSLQIDERYERIGGTDEWPELSVYPESPWNYGLVADASFDVVRREAGDNPFTTDGVPLALTTLARRIPQWETDTEDVVGLLQPGPMQSNEPVETVTLIPMGAARLRVTSFPQVAADGKEWSYRTRITASHVNDGDSLEAPDSGRTPESSADTSIPRFTWWDRRGTTEWIEYDLRSVRELSEISAYWFDDTGSGQCRVPQSWQVLWLDGETWRPVQNTTPYDVAVDRLNTTTFTPVRTQYVRVEAVLRPTYSGGLLQLVVT; the protein is encoded by the coding sequence ATGCCTGAACCTGCCGGTCGCGGCGGGCACTACGTCCCGCAGCGCGCCCCGCTCCGGCCGGTGCCGTTCCAGAAGCTCCCGCCCGGTGCGATCGAGCCACGCGGCTGGCTCGCGCAGCAACTCGAGCTGCAGGTCGACGGGCTCTGCGGCCGGTACGACGAGATCTCGGACTTCCTGGTGTACGAGACCAACGGCTGGGTCGACCCGGCGCTGGGAGCCTGGGAGGAGTTGCCCTACTGGCTCCGTGGCTTCGGTGACCTCGGCTACGTCACCGGCGACAGCGGCGTACTGACCCGGACACAGCGGTGGATGGACGGGATCCTCGCGACGCAGGCCGCCGACGGGTGGTTCGGTCCGGAGCGATTGCGGACCTCCCTGGAGAACGGTCCTGATTTCTGGCCGGGTATGCCGCTGCTGGCCGCGTTCCGGTCCTGGTACGAGTACTCCGGTGACGAGCGGGTCATTCCGTTCATGACGAAGTACCTGCGGTTCCAGAACACGCAGCCGCCGGAGGTGTTCAACCGGTCGTGGGGTGCGTTCCGCTGGGGCGACAACATCGACAGTGCGTACTGGCTCTACAACCGCACCGGAGAGCAGTGGCTGCTCGACCTGGTGACGAAGATGCACAGCGGGTCCGCGGACTACGTCAACGGCATTCCTAACTGGCACAACGTCAACCTGGCGCAGGGATTCCGGGAGCCGCTGCAGTACTGGCTGCTGTCCGGAGACGCCAAGCACCGGGACGCGACGTACCGGAACTATGCGACGGTCATGGGGTTGTACGGCCAGTTCCCGGGTGGCGGGTTCGCGGGGGACGAGAACTCGCGGCCCGGGTTCGGTGACCCGCGACAGGGGTTCGAGACGTGCGGGATCGTCGAGCTGATGCACAGCTGCGAGCTGCTCACGCGCTTCACCGGTGACGTCGCGTGGACGGACAGGTGTGAGGAGCTGGCGTTCAACTCGCTGCCGGCGTCGTACGACCCGCAGCAGCAGGTCATGCACTACATCACCTGTGCCAACAGCGTGCAACTCGACGACCGGCCGAAGCACGGGCAGTTCCAGAACCCGTTCCCGATGCAGTCCTACAAGTACGGTGTACACCAGTACCGCTGCTGCCCGCACAACTACGGCATGGGCTGGCCGTACTACGTGCAGGAGCTCTGGCTGGCCACGACGGACAACGGTCTCGCTGCGTCGATGTACGCCGCCAGCAAGGTCACCGCGACGGTCGGAGCAGGTGAGACGGTCAGTGTCGTCCAGGACACGGAGTACCCGTTCTCTGACACCATCACGTTCACTGTGCAGACGCAGCGACCGGTCCGCTTCCCCTTCTATCTAAGGCGTCCCGGCTGGGCGACTGACGCCTCGGTGAAGGTCAACGGACAGCAGGTGCAGACGTCTGGTGACTGGATGAAGCTGGACCGCACCTGGCACACAGGTGATCGCGTCGCGCTCACGCTGCCGATGCGCACCACGACGCGGGTGTGGGACGACAACCAGCACTCGGTGTCCGTCGACCGCGGCCCGTTGACCTACTCGCTGCAGATCGACGAACGCTACGAGCGCATCGGCGGCACTGACGAGTGGCCGGAGCTCTCGGTCTACCCGGAATCGCCGTGGAACTACGGTCTGGTCGCCGACGCGTCGTTCGACGTCGTACGACGGGAAGCGGGCGACAACCCGTTCACCACGGATGGTGTGCCGCTCGCACTGACCACACTTGCCCGGCGGATCCCGCAGTGGGAAACAGACACCGAGGACGTGGTCGGACTGCTCCAGCCGGGGCCTATGCAGTCAAACGAACCCGTGGAGACCGTCACCCTCATCCCGATGGGTGCGGCCAGGCTGCGGGTCACGTCGTTCCCACAGGTCGCTGCAGACGGCAAGGAGTGGAGTTACCGCACCAGGATCACCGCGTCCCACGTCAACGACGGTGACTCACTCGAGGCGCCTGACTCCGGACGTACGCCGGAATCCTCCGCAGACACGTCGATTCCGCGCTTCACCTGGTGGGACCGCCGCGGTACGACGGAATGGATCGAATACGACCTGCGCTCGGTACGGGAGCTGTCGGAGATCTCGGCGTACTGGTTCGACGACACCGGCTCCGGTCAGTGTCGTGTCCCGCAGTCCTGGCAGGTGCTGTGGCTGGACGGTGAGACGTGGCGGCCGGTCCAGAACACCACGCCGTACGACGTGGCGGTGGACCGGCTCAACACGACTACGTTCACACCGGTGCGGACGCAGTACGTCCGGGTGGAGGCCGTACTGCGTCCGACGTACTCCGGAGGCTTGCTGCAGCTCGTGGTTACTTGA
- a CDS encoding RNA polymerase sigma factor: MSEGVVHDPPPNARRERFEQVFATHREAVLGYLRRRTDSGHDAADLLADTFLVAWRRLDDVPLDPQTRPWLYGVARRVLANHRRGEGRRHALATKLRGELSDADPVHPLLDDTTPAARAFRALPEQDRELLSLVAWEELDTGQIATVLGISRNAVRIRLHRARKRFAKLLTAPLANRTVVALSTESTLKEGVSHEDA; encoded by the coding sequence GTGAGTGAGGGAGTCGTGCACGACCCACCACCAAACGCGCGCCGGGAGCGGTTCGAGCAGGTCTTCGCGACGCATCGGGAGGCGGTGCTCGGGTACCTGCGCCGCCGGACCGACAGCGGCCACGACGCGGCCGACCTGCTCGCCGACACGTTCCTGGTCGCCTGGCGCCGGCTGGACGACGTACCGCTCGACCCACAGACCAGACCATGGCTGTACGGCGTAGCGCGCCGGGTGCTCGCCAACCACCGCCGCGGTGAGGGCCGCCGGCACGCACTGGCGACCAAGCTGCGTGGCGAACTCAGCGACGCCGACCCGGTGCACCCACTGCTGGACGACACCACCCCCGCGGCACGTGCCTTCCGAGCACTGCCTGAGCAGGACCGGGAGCTGCTGTCGCTGGTCGCGTGGGAGGAGCTCGACACAGGCCAGATAGCCACAGTCCTCGGCATCTCGCGCAACGCCGTACGCATCAGGCTGCACCGTGCCCGTAAGCGGTTCGCCAAGTTGCTCACCGCCCCACTCGCGAACCGCACCGTGGTCGCTCTCAGCACTGAGTCCACCCTGAAAGAAGGGGTTTCCCATGAAGACGCCTGA